GAACGGGGCCCCTTGACCGGCCAGGGTTTTCTCCCTGGACGGACAAAAGGCTTCTGCCTCACTTCGCGCATATTCGCGTGACTTCGCGGACCCAATTCGATTTCGATCCCGATTTCGATAGCGATTTGGATAGGTATCGTTGCTGCTCTTTTCGTCCTCCGCCTTCTGCCACTGTCCACTGCCTTTCGTATCAAAAGCGGTTTCGTAAACGCCGTTTATACGCAATGCCCATTTTGTCCATGCGCTGTCTGAGCGTATTCGGGTGGACCCCAAGCATTTCCGCAGCTCCGCCGGGCCCACTGATTTTGCCGCCTGCCCGCCGGAGGGCCTTTCGGATATGTTCGGCGCATACCGTCTCCAGTGAGGGGAGCTGGTTGCTGTTGACTTCCGGTTCCCAACTCCCCCTGGTCCCATCCGTCTGGAGCAGATTGTCCAAAAGGGAATCGATTTCCAATTCCCCCCCGGGGGTTTGGATAAGGGCGCGTTCAATAAAATTCTCCAACTCGCGGACATTGCCGGGCCAATGGTAGGCCATGAGCTTGTCCAGCGCTCCGCTCGGGAGTTTCGGACGGGACGGGAGTTTCAATTCCACGGCTTTGTGCTGCAAAAAGTACCGGACCAGGGCCGGAATATCTTCTTTGCGCTGCCGCAGCGGCGGCACCATGACCGGAAAGACATTCAAACGGTACCAGAGATCCTCCCGAAACTGCCCGCTGCTGACCATGCCCGCCAAGTCCCGATTCGTGGCGGCAATGATCCGGATATCCAAAGCAATGGTCTGGCTGCCTCCCACACGTTCAATCTCCTTGTGTTGCAGCACGTGAAGCAACTTGACCTGGGATTCAAGAGGCAGTTCCCCGATTTCGTCCAAAAAGACCGTGCCGCCCTGGGCGCGTTCAAACCGCCCTCTTTTCTGCCGTTCCGCCCCGGTAAACGCCCCTTTTTCATGGCCGAACAATTCACTTTCCAGTAACGAAGCAGGAATAGCTCCACAATTCACCGTGATCATAGGCCCCTGAGCACGGCGCGAAAGTTTGTGGATAGTATCGGCGATCATCCCCTTGCCGCAGCCCGTTTCCCCGAGCAACAGCACCGGATTGTCCAATTGCGCGACTTGCTGCGCCTGCTCCATGACCCCGCGCAATCCGAATTCCGCCCCAACCACTTCTTGGCCTTGTTTGGCCCGCAGTTCCTGCTGGAAATACCGGCTGTCGTCGGCCAACAATTCATTGAGCCGGACAACCTCCCTGTGCTTCAAGGCATTGGCCAGCGCGATGGACAGGGGCTCGCGGAGCAGGACGAACAGCCGACCGTGTTCCTCCGTATACTTGTGCGTTCCCTGGCTCCGGACAGCGACTTCACCGATGGAACTGCCATCCAGATACAGATGCATGACCATCACCGAAAAATCAGAAGAGAGGTTCAGTTGGTGCAGAACCGTCTCCACCTCCGGTTCGTTGGCGGGATCGTTGACCACATGGACAAAAGGCATCCCCGGCCGCTGATTTTCCGGCGCCTCCCAATCAATGGCCGGGACTGAGATCGCATCGGCATTGGTGACTTCATACCCCTCACCAGCCACAGCCACAAACTGCAACATCTGCACATCCGGCAAATAAACCGATAAATGCATGGAGTCAGCAGGGATAAATTGTTTGACATACTCCAGGCATCGCTCCAGGGCCTTGTCGATGTCCAGGCTGCTGCAGATACGCAGGACCGCTTCCCGAAAAAAAGATTCGTGTGAAAATGGCATGGGTACTCACGGTATTGTGTAAACAGGTTCCTCATTCACGTCATGGCGTAATGAATTTACATCATGATGTAAATCACATATCCAGGCCAAGGGACAACCCCCCGGACGACAAGCACATCACCGCCTTGGCACAGCACCTGCTAGCACCTTCATTTGCTCACGCTCCCCCAACTCCTGTTTGCCAGCGGGCAGAGCGAAAAATATCACGCCAACCGGATTGCACCGGACACCTAGAAGAGAAAGGACACAAGGAATGAGAACCGCTATCGCTATTGCTTTACTCGCCAGCCTCCTCTTGCCGGCCACAGGCTTCACCCAGCCCCAGGGGAAGAACGCTCCGCCGCCGATGGTCAAAGTCACTCCGGTCCAGCTACGCAACGCCAATACACCCAACAGGTATGTTGGCCATGTCGAGGCACGAACATCCGTCAGTCTCCGGGCCCGCGTCGACGGCTACCTGGCCCAAGTCAACTTCAAGGAAGGCGCCTACGTCGAAAAAGGGCAGCTTTTATATACAATCGAACAGGGTCCCTACCAGGCCCGCGTCGATTCTGCCCAAGCCAAGGTGGCCCAGGCCGAAGCCGATGTGTTCAAATCCCAAACCCGCCTGAAACGCCTCCAGGCCGCTCAGAGCCAGAGCGTGCCGCAAACCGACATGGACGACGCCAAGGCCGCAGTGGACATGGCCAAGGCGCGGCTTCAGGAAGCCAAGGCCAATCTCCAGACCGTTCGCATAAACCTGAACTACACCACCATTGAAGCTCCTATAAGCGGGAGGGTCGGGAAAAGTTTTTTTAAAGAAGGCGACCTCGTCGCCCCCTCCTCGGGTCCCCTGGCCGAAGTCGTCAGCATGGACCCCATCCGGGTGCAATTTTCCGTCAACGAGCGCGAAGTCGGGGCTCTGCATCAGGCCGTGAAATCCACCGGCGACAAAACGAAAACCGGCACAGCGCCGTTGCGCCTGCAGTTCACGGACAAGACCACCTACCCCCACAACGGCACAATGGAATTCATGGACAACAAAATGGACCCTGACACCGGGACCATTGCCGCCTGGGCCTCTTTCGCCAATCCCGAGGGCCGACTCATTCCCGGAGAATACGTCAATGTTGTGGTGCCTTCCGGCCCGCCGCAACAGCGCCCTTCGGTGCCCCAGGTGGCAGTACAGCGTGACGGCGACGGTGCCTTTGTCTTTGTCGTCGATGCGAAGAACACAGTCCGCAAGCGTCAGATTACTATCGGAGAAAGTGTCGC
The sequence above is drawn from the Desulfohalobium retbaense DSM 5692 genome and encodes:
- a CDS encoding sigma-54 interaction domain-containing protein; this translates as MPFSHESFFREAVLRICSSLDIDKALERCLEYVKQFIPADSMHLSVYLPDVQMLQFVAVAGEGYEVTNADAISVPAIDWEAPENQRPGMPFVHVVNDPANEPEVETVLHQLNLSSDFSVMVMHLYLDGSSIGEVAVRSQGTHKYTEEHGRLFVLLREPLSIALANALKHREVVRLNELLADDSRYFQQELRAKQGQEVVGAEFGLRGVMEQAQQVAQLDNPVLLLGETGCGKGMIADTIHKLSRRAQGPMITVNCGAIPASLLESELFGHEKGAFTGAERQKRGRFERAQGGTVFLDEIGELPLESQVKLLHVLQHKEIERVGGSQTIALDIRIIAATNRDLAGMVSSGQFREDLWYRLNVFPVMVPPLRQRKEDIPALVRYFLQHKAVELKLPSRPKLPSGALDKLMAYHWPGNVRELENFIERALIQTPGGELEIDSLLDNLLQTDGTRGSWEPEVNSNQLPSLETVCAEHIRKALRRAGGKISGPGGAAEMLGVHPNTLRQRMDKMGIAYKRRLRNRF
- a CDS encoding efflux RND transporter periplasmic adaptor subunit, whose product is MRTAIAIALLASLLLPATGFTQPQGKNAPPPMVKVTPVQLRNANTPNRYVGHVEARTSVSLRARVDGYLAQVNFKEGAYVEKGQLLYTIEQGPYQARVDSAQAKVAQAEADVFKSQTRLKRLQAAQSQSVPQTDMDDAKAAVDMAKARLQEAKANLQTVRINLNYTTIEAPISGRVGKSFFKEGDLVAPSSGPLAEVVSMDPIRVQFSVNEREVGALHQAVKSTGDKTKTGTAPLRLQFTDKTTYPHNGTMEFMDNKMDPDTGTIAAWASFANPEGRLIPGEYVNVVVPSGPPQQRPSVPQVAVQRDGDGAFVFVVDAKNTVRKRQITIGESVADTFIVTSGLSTGERVVTEGIQKVAPGKRVTIRNAEQKDN